A region of Solanum dulcamara chromosome 7, daSolDulc1.2, whole genome shotgun sequence DNA encodes the following proteins:
- the LOC129895845 gene encoding pentatricopeptide repeat-containing protein At1g80550, mitochondrial-like, producing MLSSAISRYSTFLPSSLHLAQFETLLHHHGYHSTPSKPPKSTSFPNYDDPNSSPSSTGASSDPLNPAIMLETLSCYNNDWRRALEFFNWAETQCGFYHTSQTCNQLIDILGKFFEFDAAWNLIERMKSVSSMPDHTTFRVLFKRYVSAHMVKEAIDMFDKAEEFNLKDEVSFSNLIDALCEYKHVIEAEDLCFPKNKNDVKYSCFKVDTKICNMLLRGWFKMSWWGKCRQFWEEMDTRGVQKDLYSYSIYMDVQCKSGKPWKAVKLYKEMKKKGIGLDVIAYNTVIRSIGISDGVDVAAKLCQEMIELGCKPNVSTYNTLIKLMCENGRYKEAYKVLSQMPHKGCEPNVITYNSFFGCLEKPREILKLFDRMIESGVRPRMDTYVMLMRKFGRWGFLRPVFILWEKMEKQGLSPDASAYNALIDALVQKGMVDMARKYNEEMLAKGLSAKPRVELGTRLTSADCEGS from the coding sequence ATGCTTTCATCAGCGATTTCTCGATATTCAACTTTCTTACCTTCTTCTTTGCATCTCGCCCAATTCGAAACCTTGCTTCATCATCACGGTTATCACTCCACTCCCTCCAAACCCCCAAAATCCACTTCCTTTCCCAACTATGATGACCCAAATTCATCCCCAAGTTCAACAGGTGCTTCCTCTGACCCTCTAAATCCCGCCATCATGCTGGAAACCCTCTCTTGTTACAACAATGACTGGAGAAGAGCTTTAGAGTTCTTCAATTGGGCCGAGACGCAGTGTGGCTTCTATCACACCAGCCAAACTTGCAACCAGCTTATTGACATTCTGGGCAAGTTCTTTGAATTTGATGCAGCTTGGAATTTGATTGAGAGGATGAAAAGTGTATCCTCCATGCCTGACCACACCACTTTTCGAGTCTTGTTCAAACGTTATGTGTCTGCTCACATGGTAAAAGAAGCAATTGATATGTTTGATAAGGCGGaggaatttaatttaaaagatgAAGTTTCATTTTCAAATCTAATTGATGCTTTATGTGAGTATAAGCATGTGATAGAGGCCGAGGACTTGTGCTTCCCTAAGAACAAGAATGATGTGAAGTATTCATGTTTTAAGGTGGACACAAAAATATGTAATATGCTTCTTCGTGGGTGGTTCAAGATGAGTTGGTGGGGTAAATGTAGACAGTTTTGGGAAGAGATGGATACAAGGGGTGTGCAGAAGGATCTATATTCGTACTCTATTTACATGGATGTACAGTGCAAGAGTGGAAAGCCATGGAAAGCTGTAAAATTGTAcaaagaaatgaagaagaaaggaattGGCTTGGATGTAATTGCGTATAACACTGTCATCCGTTCCATTGGGATTTCAGATGGCGTTGATGTTGCAGCTAAGCTCTGTCAAGAGATGATTGAGTTGGGGTGCAAACCAAATGTCTCTACATACAACACACTCATCAAGCTTATGTGTGAAAATGGGAGGTACAAAGAAGCATATAAAGTGCTTAGTCAAATGCCTCACAAGGGTTGCGAGCCTAATGTCATTACATACAACAGCTTCTTTGGTTGCCTTGAAAAGCCGAGAGAGATTCTCAAGTTGTTTGATAGAATGATTGAAAGCGGAGTGCGACCTAGGATGGACACCTATGTTATGCTTATGAGGAAATTCGGAAGATGGGGATTTCTTCGACCGGTCTTTATTCTTTGGGAAAAGATGGAAAAACAGGGGTTGAGTCCAGATGCGTCTGCTTACAATGCATTAATTGATGCCTTGGTGCAAAAGGGTATGGTTGACATGGCACGTAAATATAATGAAGAGATGTTAGCAAAGGGCCTTTCAGCTAAGCCAAGGGTAGAACTGGGGACAAGGTTGACTAGTGCTGACTGTGAAGGTAGCTGA
- the LOC129896527 gene encoding kinetochore protein SPC25 homolog isoform X2 — translation MKNSVGEITRKKMEELRLVCDREIPIQQQKIDAATRSFKKSLDSTKVQAQETLQFHAKLGKLKVELRELEDKLVKALAVKTRKEAKQIAVADSISAAKDRVEELRVVVKNQRASKDEYAAIISKQTDELKACEEKHNQTAEQREEIEEAIVWYNKVLGLHIECGHGVKFIFTNIDANNQDKEYIFTVRHENDVYTLIDCDPQLNDAKELLRELNTSNGLFKFVRTMREKFQAAITHGTFPDIASHDQDTFMISVSAPVSFNSTDSRSEFLSQQQEHQSDEHNRNSKKLDHAKGSRAAVLSPGSASSLRRSPRFKVKR, via the exons ATGAAGAACAGCGTAGGAGAAATTACGAGGAAGAAAATGGAGGAACTTAGATTGGTTTGTGACAGGGAGATTCCAATTCAGCAGCAGAAAATCGATGCTGCCACTCGCTCCTTCAAAAAATCCCTCGATTCAACCAAGGTCCAAGCACAagaaactcttcaattccaCG CAAAACTTGGCAAATTAAAAGTTGAGCTGAGGGAGTTGGAAGACAAATTGGTGAAAGCACTTGCAG TTAAGACTCGAAAAGAGGCAAAGCAGATAGCAGTAGCAGACTCAATATCTGCTGCAAAAGATAGAGTTGAAGAACTTAGAGTGGTTGTGAAAAACCAAAGGGCCAGTAAAGATGAATATGCAGCCATAATATCTAAACAAACTGATG AACTCAAAGCATGCGAAGAAAAGCATAATCAGACTGCTGAACAGAGAGAGGAAATAGAAGAGGCTATTGTGTGGTACAATAAGGTGCTCGGATTACATATTGAATGTGGCCATG GAGTGAAATTCATATTTACCAATATTGATGCCAATAATCAGGATAAGGAGTACATTTTTACTGTACGTCATGAGAATGATGTATATACTC TGATTGATTGTGATCCACAACTAAATGATGCAAAAGAGCTGCTCAGAGAGTTAAATACGAGCAATGGACTGTTCAAGTTTGTCAGGACTATGAGAGAAAAGTTTCAAGCAGCCATAACACATG GGACATTTCCTGACATAGCATCTCATGATCAAGACACTTTCATGATCTCTGTGTCTGCCCCCGTTTCTTTCAATTCAACTGATAGTAGAAGTGAGTTTTTATCCCAGCAACAGGAGCATCAATCTGATGAACATAACAGAAATTCCAAGAAACTTGACCATGCCAAAGGGAGTAGGGCAGCAGTCCTATCTCCTGGATCTGCATCATCCCTCCGTCGTTCTCCTCGTTTTAAG GTCAAAAGATGA
- the LOC129896527 gene encoding kinetochore protein SPC25 homolog isoform X1: MKNSVGEITRKKMEELRLVCDREIPIQQQKIDAATRSFKKSLDSTKVQAQETLQFHAKLGKLKVELRELEDKLVKALAVKTRKEAKQIAVADSISAAKDRVEELRVVVKNQRASKDEYAAIISKQTDELKACEEKHNQTAEQREEIEEAIVWYNKVLGLHIECGHGVKFIFTNIDANNQDKEYIFTVRHENDVYTLIDCDPQLNDAKELLRELNTSNGLFKFVRTMREKFQAAITHGTFPDIASHDQDTFMISVSAPVSFNSTDSRSEFLSQQQEHQSDEHNRNSKKLDHAKGSRAAVLSPGSASSLRRSPRFKEKKEKKQMGQ; the protein is encoded by the exons ATGAAGAACAGCGTAGGAGAAATTACGAGGAAGAAAATGGAGGAACTTAGATTGGTTTGTGACAGGGAGATTCCAATTCAGCAGCAGAAAATCGATGCTGCCACTCGCTCCTTCAAAAAATCCCTCGATTCAACCAAGGTCCAAGCACAagaaactcttcaattccaCG CAAAACTTGGCAAATTAAAAGTTGAGCTGAGGGAGTTGGAAGACAAATTGGTGAAAGCACTTGCAG TTAAGACTCGAAAAGAGGCAAAGCAGATAGCAGTAGCAGACTCAATATCTGCTGCAAAAGATAGAGTTGAAGAACTTAGAGTGGTTGTGAAAAACCAAAGGGCCAGTAAAGATGAATATGCAGCCATAATATCTAAACAAACTGATG AACTCAAAGCATGCGAAGAAAAGCATAATCAGACTGCTGAACAGAGAGAGGAAATAGAAGAGGCTATTGTGTGGTACAATAAGGTGCTCGGATTACATATTGAATGTGGCCATG GAGTGAAATTCATATTTACCAATATTGATGCCAATAATCAGGATAAGGAGTACATTTTTACTGTACGTCATGAGAATGATGTATATACTC TGATTGATTGTGATCCACAACTAAATGATGCAAAAGAGCTGCTCAGAGAGTTAAATACGAGCAATGGACTGTTCAAGTTTGTCAGGACTATGAGAGAAAAGTTTCAAGCAGCCATAACACATG GGACATTTCCTGACATAGCATCTCATGATCAAGACACTTTCATGATCTCTGTGTCTGCCCCCGTTTCTTTCAATTCAACTGATAGTAGAAGTGAGTTTTTATCCCAGCAACAGGAGCATCAATCTGATGAACATAACAGAAATTCCAAGAAACTTGACCATGCCAAAGGGAGTAGGGCAGCAGTCCTATCTCCTGGATCTGCATCATCCCTCCGTCGTTCTCCTCGTTTTAAG gagaagaaagagaaaaagcaAATGGGACAGTAA
- the LOC129896837 gene encoding short-chain dehydrogenase TIC 32 B, chloroplastic-like, with protein MKATLKYLAGIAGPSGYGSKTTAEQATRDFSNYSNSQLTAIITGATSGIGAETARVLAKRGVRIVIPARDLKKAEIVKEFIKKETPMAQIILLEIDLSSFASIQRFCAEFLSLQLPLHILINNAGKFSQKLEFSEDKIEMTFATNYLGHFLLTELLLEKMVETAEVTGIQGRIVNVTSVVHNWVKKDQLRFSKLLNPKKYYNGTRAYAQSKLANILHAKELSRQLKARNANVTINAVHPGIVKTGIIRDHKGFITDSLYFMASKLLKSTSQGAATTCYVALSPQTEGMSGKYFADCNESHSSVLANDETEAHKLWKGTRVLIHRRFLPHVN; from the exons ATGAAGGCAACTCTCAAATATTTGGCTGGCATTGCTGGCCCAAGTGGTTATGGTTCTAAAACAACTGCTGAACAGGCCACTAGAGATTTCTCTAATTACTCTAATTCTCAACTCACTGCAATTATCACCG GCGCAACATCAGGGATTGGGGCAGAAACAGCAAGAGTACTAGCAAAAAGGGGTGTAAGAATAGTTATACCAGCAAGAGACTTAAAAAAAGCAGAAATTGTGAAGGAATTTATAAAAAAAGAGACTCCCATGGcacaaattatattattagaGATTGATTTAAGTTCTTTTGCTTCTATTCAAAGATTTTGTGCTGAGTTCTTGTCATTACAACTCCCTCTTCACATTCTCAT AAATAATGCAGGGAAATTTTCACAGAAATTGGAGTTTTCTGAAGACAAAATTGAGATGACTTTTGCTACAAACTACTTAG GTCATTTTCTATTGACAGAGTTGTTATTAGAGAAAATGGTGGAGACAGCAGAAGTCACTGGGATTCAAGGAAGAATAGTGAATGTTACTTCAGTAGTTCATAATTGGGTTAAAAAAGATCAACTCCGCTTCTCTAAATTGCTCAATCCTAAGAAATA TTATAATGGTACTCGTGCATATGCTCAGTCAAAATTAGCCAACATTTTACATGCCAAGGAATTGTCAAGACAGCTAAag GCAAGAAATGCAAATGTAACTATCAATGCAGTCCATCCTGGAATTGTAAAAACTGGAATTATTAGAGATCACAAAGGCTTTATCACTG ATTCTCTCTATTTTATGGCATCAAAGCTTCTAAAGTCAACATCACAG GGTGCAGCAACCACATGTTATGTAGCATTGAGCCCACAAACAGAAGGGATGAGTGGGAAGTACTTTGCAGACTGTAATGAAAGTCACTCTTCTGTTTTAGCAAATGATGAAACTGAAGCTCATAAACTTTGGAAGGGTACTCGTGTTCTCATCCATAGAAGATTTCTTCCGCAtgtaaattga